One Neisseria sp. Marseille-Q5346 genomic region harbors:
- the rpsR gene encoding 30S ribosomal protein S18, with translation MARQSFKRRKFCRFTAEKIQEVDYKQVDLLKDFISENGKIIPARITGTKAHYQRQLATAVKRARFLALLPYTDQHK, from the coding sequence ATGGCTCGTCAATCATTCAAACGTAGAAAATTCTGCCGCTTTACGGCTGAAAAAATCCAAGAAGTTGATTACAAACAAGTTGATTTGTTGAAAGACTTCATCTCTGAAAACGGCAAAATTATCCCTGCCCGCATTACTGGTACTAAAGCACACTACCAACGTCAGTTGGCTACTGCTGTGAAACGTGCCCGTTTCCTGGCTCTGTTGCCTTACACCGATCAACACAAATAA
- the priB gene encoding primosomal replication protein N has product MRLNNLIKLTARILQVQPLRYTPAGIPVLDVVLQHESWQEENGQKCLVKFEIPARILGKQAEEWQYRQDAVIESEGFLAQRSQRFPKPVLRIQNIKEYKG; this is encoded by the coding sequence ATAAGATTGAACAATCTGATTAAGCTTACCGCCCGTATCTTGCAGGTTCAGCCTTTGAGATATACGCCGGCAGGAATCCCTGTTTTAGATGTTGTGTTACAACATGAATCTTGGCAGGAAGAAAACGGACAAAAATGTCTGGTCAAATTTGAAATTCCTGCGCGGATTTTAGGTAAGCAGGCTGAGGAATGGCAGTATCGGCAAGATGCCGTCATCGAGTCGGAAGGTTTTTTGGCGCAACGCAGCCAACGCTTCCCAAAGCCGGTACTACGCATACAGAACATTAAAGAATATAAAGGTTAA
- the hscA gene encoding Fe-S protein assembly chaperone HscA: MALLQISEPGMSAAPHQHRLAVGIDLGTTNSLVATVRSGSAVCLPDSDGRTTLPSVVRYLDGGVEVGKNALSAQKTDPLNTVSSAKRLIGRTLTDLTQDAQYLPYQFTPNERVVELNTRQGAKTPIEVSAEILKALKLRAEETLGGDLVGAVITVPAYFDDAQRQATKDAARLAGLNVLRLLNEPTAAAIAYGLDNASEGTFVVYDLGGGTFDVSVLQLTKGLFEVKATGGNSALGGDDFDHRLFCHLLEQNDLSKLNEQDSQLLLSLVRTAKEKLTTQTEAVIETTLSDGHKVHTVITRQEFHNLTQNLVQKTIEPVKQALKDAGVTKADIKGVIMVGGSTRMLHVQQAVATFFGQTPLNNLNPDEVVALGAAIQANVLAGNKTDGEWLLLDVTPLSLGLETYGGLAEKIIPRNSTIPTARAQDFTTFKDGQTAMTIHVVQGERELVSDCRSLAKFTLRGIPPMAAGAARIRVTFQVDADGLLSVSAQEQSTGAQAQIEVKPSYGLDDSTITQMLKDSMSNAAEDMAARARAEAVVEAESLTDAVNAALELDSDLLEAEELQQIQQDIANLQGHLKDGKAEDIRAAVAKLSHSTDNFAAKRMNRNIQRALTGQSVDNI, encoded by the coding sequence ATGGCTCTTTTGCAGATTTCCGAACCCGGCATGTCCGCCGCCCCCCATCAACACCGCCTCGCCGTAGGCATTGATTTAGGCACAACCAACAGCTTGGTAGCCACCGTACGCAGCGGCAGCGCAGTCTGCCTGCCCGATTCAGACGGCCGCACCACCCTACCTTCAGTTGTCCGTTATTTGGATGGCGGAGTCGAAGTCGGCAAAAACGCCCTTTCCGCACAAAAAACTGATCCTCTGAATACGGTCAGCTCCGCCAAACGCCTGATCGGCCGCACCCTTACTGACCTTACACAAGATGCGCAATACCTGCCCTATCAATTTACCCCCAATGAGCGCGTGGTCGAATTAAACACCCGTCAAGGTGCGAAAACGCCTATCGAAGTATCGGCAGAAATCCTCAAAGCCCTCAAATTGCGCGCCGAAGAAACATTGGGCGGCGATTTGGTTGGCGCCGTCATTACCGTTCCTGCCTATTTCGACGATGCTCAACGTCAAGCCACCAAAGATGCCGCACGCTTGGCAGGCTTGAATGTATTGCGCCTCCTCAATGAGCCAACAGCCGCCGCAATCGCCTACGGACTGGATAACGCATCAGAAGGCACGTTTGTCGTTTACGACTTGGGCGGCGGTACATTCGACGTATCCGTATTGCAACTAACCAAAGGCCTGTTTGAAGTAAAAGCCACCGGTGGCAACAGCGCATTGGGCGGCGACGACTTCGACCATCGTTTATTCTGCCACCTGCTCGAACAAAACGACCTTTCCAAACTCAACGAACAAGACAGTCAACTTCTACTTTCCCTTGTCCGCACTGCCAAAGAAAAACTGACCACTCAAACCGAAGCCGTCATCGAGACCACACTTTCAGACGGCCATAAAGTTCATACCGTCATTACCCGCCAAGAGTTTCACAATCTGACCCAAAATCTGGTGCAAAAAACCATAGAGCCGGTCAAACAAGCACTGAAAGACGCAGGCGTGACCAAAGCCGACATTAAAGGCGTGATTATGGTCGGCGGTTCGACCCGCATGTTGCATGTTCAACAAGCGGTCGCCACCTTCTTTGGACAAACTCCGTTGAACAACCTCAACCCAGACGAAGTGGTTGCACTCGGCGCCGCCATACAAGCAAACGTCCTTGCGGGTAACAAAACCGACGGCGAATGGCTGCTACTTGACGTTACACCTTTGTCACTCGGATTAGAAACATACGGCGGTCTTGCCGAAAAAATCATCCCGCGCAACTCTACCATCCCCACCGCGCGCGCGCAGGACTTCACCACCTTCAAAGACGGTCAGACTGCCATGACGATACACGTCGTACAAGGCGAGCGCGAACTCGTTTCCGACTGCCGCAGCCTTGCCAAATTCACCCTGCGCGGCATTCCGCCCATGGCTGCAGGCGCAGCGCGTATCCGCGTAACCTTCCAAGTTGACGCCGACGGCTTGCTGTCCGTTTCTGCACAAGAGCAAAGCACCGGCGCACAGGCGCAAATCGAAGTTAAACCTTCCTACGGTTTGGACGACAGCACCATCACCCAAATGCTCAAAGACAGCATGAGCAACGCTGCCGAAGACATGGCAGCCCGCGCCCGAGCCGAAGCCGTAGTCGAAGCCGAAAGCCTGACCGACGCCGTCAACGCTGCTCTTGAATTGGATAGCGATTTATTGGAAGCTGAAGAATTGCAACAGATTCAACAAGACATCGCCAACTTGCAAGGCCATCTGAAAGACGGCAAAGCCGAAGACATCCGTGCCGCCGTTGCCAAACTCAGCCACAGCACCGACAACTTCGCCGCCAAGCGCATGAACCGCAACATCCAACGCGCGTTAACAGGGCAAAGCGTTGATAATATTTGA
- the metE gene encoding 5-methyltetrahydropteroyltriglutamate--homocysteine S-methyltransferase — protein MTTLHFSGFPRVGAFRELKFAQEKYWRKEISEQELLAVAKDLREKNWKHQAAANADYVAVGDFTFYDHILDLQVATGAIPARFGFDSQNLSLEQFFQLARGNKDQFAIEMTKWFDTNYHYLVPEFHADTEFKANAKHYVQQLQEAQALGLKAKPTIVGPLTFLWVGKEKGAVEFDRLSLLPKLLPVYVEILNALVEAGAEWIQIDEPALAVDLPKEWVEAYKDVYATLSKVNAKILLSTYFGSVAEHAALLKSLPVDGLHIDLVRAPEQLDAFADYDKVLSAGVIDGRNIWRANLNKVLETVEPLQAKLGDRLWISSSCSLLHTPFDLSVEEKLKANKPDLYSWLAFTLQKTQELRVLKAALNEGRDSVAEELAASQAAADSRANSSEINRADVAKRLADLPANADQRKSPFADRIKAQQAWLNLPLLPTTNIGSFPQTTEIRQARAAFKKGELSAADYEAAMKKEIALVVEEQEKLDLDVLVHGEAERNDMVEYFGELLSGFAFTQYGWVQSYGSRCVKPPIIFGDVSRPEAMTVAWSTYAQSLTKRPMKGMLTGPVTILQWSFVRNDIPRSTVCKQIALALNDEVLDLEKAGIKVIQIDEPAIREGLPLKRADWDAYLNWAGESFRLSSTGCEDSTQIHTHMCYSEFNDILPAIAAMDADVITIETSRSDMELLTAFGEFKYPNDIGPGVYDIHSPRVPTEAEVEHLLRKAIEVVPVERLWVNPDCGLKTRGWKETLEQLQVMMNVTHKLRAELAK, from the coding sequence ATGACAACATTACATTTTTCAGGCTTCCCGCGCGTCGGTGCCTTCCGCGAATTGAAATTCGCACAAGAAAAATACTGGCGCAAAGAAATCAGCGAGCAAGAATTGCTGGCTGTTGCTAAAGACTTGCGCGAGAAAAACTGGAAACACCAAGCTGCTGCCAACGCTGATTACGTTGCCGTAGGCGATTTCACTTTCTACGATCACATCCTCGACCTGCAAGTTGCCACCGGTGCCATCCCTGCCCGTTTCGGCTTCGACAGCCAAAACCTGTCTTTGGAACAATTCTTCCAACTGGCCCGTGGTAACAAAGACCAATTCGCTATCGAAATGACCAAATGGTTCGACACCAACTACCACTACTTGGTGCCTGAATTCCACGCCGATACCGAATTCAAAGCCAACGCCAAACACTACGTTCAACAACTGCAAGAAGCCCAAGCTTTGGGCCTGAAAGCCAAACCGACCATCGTCGGCCCATTGACTTTCCTGTGGGTAGGTAAAGAAAAAGGCGCTGTCGAATTCGACCGTCTGAGCCTGTTGCCTAAACTGTTGCCTGTTTACGTTGAAATCCTGAACGCTTTGGTTGAAGCCGGTGCCGAATGGATTCAAATCGACGAGCCAGCTTTGGCTGTTGACCTGCCTAAAGAATGGGTAGAAGCCTACAAAGACGTTTACGCCACTTTGAGCAAAGTAAACGCCAAAATCCTGTTGAGCACTTACTTCGGTTCTGTTGCCGAACACGCTGCTTTGCTGAAATCCCTGCCTGTTGACGGCCTGCACATCGACTTGGTACGCGCTCCTGAACAACTGGACGCATTTGCCGACTACGACAAAGTTCTGTCTGCCGGCGTTATCGACGGCCGCAATATTTGGCGTGCCAACCTGAACAAAGTTTTGGAAACTGTCGAGCCTCTGCAAGCCAAACTGGGCGACCGTTTGTGGATTTCTAGCTCTTGCTCTCTGCTGCACACTCCATTTGACTTGTCAGTTGAAGAAAAACTGAAAGCCAACAAACCTGACCTGTACTCTTGGTTGGCATTCACCCTGCAAAAAACCCAAGAATTGCGCGTTCTGAAAGCCGCATTGAACGAAGGCCGTGATTCCGTTGCCGAAGAACTCGCCGCCAGCCAAGCTGCTGCCGACTCCCGTGCCAACAGCAGCGAAATCAACCGTGCAGACGTTGCCAAACGCCTGGCCGATTTGCCTGCCAACGCGGACCAACGCAAATCTCCATTTGCCGACCGTATCAAAGCGCAACAAGCATGGTTGAACCTGCCTCTGCTACCGACTACCAACATCGGTTCTTTCCCACAAACTACCGAAATCCGCCAAGCACGCGCAGCCTTCAAAAAAGGCGAACTGTCTGCCGCTGATTACGAAGCCGCGATGAAAAAAGAAATCGCCTTGGTGGTTGAAGAACAAGAAAAACTGGACTTGGACGTACTGGTACACGGCGAAGCCGAGCGTAACGACATGGTCGAATACTTCGGCGAATTGTTGAGCGGTTTTGCATTCACCCAATACGGCTGGGTACAAAGCTACGGCTCACGCTGCGTGAAACCACCTATCATCTTCGGTGACGTAAGCCGTCCTGAAGCCATGACTGTCGCTTGGTCTACTTACGCGCAAAGCCTGACCAAACGCCCGATGAAAGGTATGTTGACCGGCCCTGTCACCATTCTGCAATGGTCTTTCGTCCGCAACGATATTCCTCGCTCTACCGTGTGCAAACAAATCGCACTGGCCCTGAACGACGAAGTATTGGATCTGGAAAAAGCAGGCATCAAAGTCATCCAAATCGACGAACCTGCCATCCGCGAAGGTCTGCCTTTGAAACGTGCCGATTGGGATGCCTACCTGAACTGGGCCGGCGAATCGTTCCGCCTGTCCTCTACCGGTTGCGAAGACAGCACCCAAATCCACACTCATATGTGCTACTCTGAGTTCAACGACATCCTGCCTGCCATCGCCGCTATGGATGCTGACGTCATCACCATCGAAACTTCACGTTCCGACATGGAGCTCTTGACTGCATTCGGCGAGTTCAAATACCCGAACGACATCGGCCCGGGCGTTTACGACATCCACAGCCCACGCGTACCGACTGAAGCTGAAGTTGAGCACCTGTTGCGCAAAGCCATCGAGGTTGTACCGGTTGAACGTCTGTGGGTAAACCCAGACTGCGGCCTGAAAACACGTGGCTGGAAAGAAACTCTGGAACAACTCCAAGTGATGATGAACGTAACCCACAAATTGCGTGCCGAACTGGCTAAATAA
- a CDS encoding right-handed parallel beta-helix repeat-containing protein: MEKVLAERQKIYEEAKAKKIAEAAAAKAKAVERAKEAHKAAVEKAIEERKAKQEAARKEKEAEDRIAEGKETVEIAHKKNLKDSDGHDKIAGVSSGKKAINSHDGHLSSGKANKIDDHAEGRVSLSGKYRVYESKEYGNYIRVNDFGADAQGKKDSLQAFKAALEAAHKEKAMVFLDGTYYISNQIVMDKTVSGARGLFGSGMGKTKVTFDKAQTGVFNPDTNHDDIRQFAGILIDGQNNKTIADLSVQYTNPDFYRKGLSYFGKVNGILVNDADNTLISKVEVSGANRAGVMFTSTASLETEKGQKLTFKARVQSGEIDEKYEALPLGENNRIVDSYLHHNRVAGALIGFQQNFIGEGNRLDWNGHEADGGTGYGMAVAAGSYNYGITYRKNTTDHNYRKGLDVHDGTGIVIENNVLTGDRLYGIVAYNRQFSMDKVKITGNTIIQDPSFRLNVDDDLGKYYHMYSGIQVQTNTQYRDLHSADKGYFDISDNVIKNLTVYQNNIQTYAIEFRNHESKMDYTLNMANNKISGESTKYLIAVINDTYDRVLSKNGMGSGTITISGNDADIGKIMKGAVPVYVEEHHGNVAMHGAVTIHNNKISVREESAGYVEFAYLKSNAKEYNITNNTLKLGGNLNDALIDVHSTNPKGKASLNVANNKILTDIKGKLYDSWLRFENDINTYSEGNSHNGAALKKVNTTDSKVALSDILSEANHIVETTKETVYHHTQNVYTSGVEEHHTTTGIL; this comes from the coding sequence ATGGAAAAAGTCCTGGCTGAAAGGCAAAAAATTTACGAAGAGGCTAAAGCAAAAAAAATAGCCGAAGCCGCCGCAGCTAAAGCAAAGGCGGTTGAGCGCGCAAAAGAAGCGCATAAAGCGGCAGTCGAAAAAGCGATTGAAGAGCGTAAAGCCAAACAAGAAGCCGCCCGCAAAGAGAAAGAGGCAGAAGACAGAATTGCCGAAGGAAAAGAAACAGTTGAAATTGCGCATAAAAAGAATCTGAAGGATTCAGACGGCCATGACAAAATAGCGGGCGTTTCTTCCGGCAAAAAAGCAATCAATAGTCACGACGGACACCTCAGTTCGGGTAAAGCAAACAAAATTGACGATCATGCCGAAGGCAGGGTAAGTCTATCTGGAAAATACCGCGTGTATGAATCCAAAGAGTACGGTAATTACATCCGCGTGAATGATTTTGGTGCCGATGCACAGGGTAAGAAAGACAGCCTTCAGGCATTTAAAGCAGCTTTAGAGGCGGCGCACAAAGAAAAAGCCATGGTTTTCTTGGATGGTACTTACTATATTTCCAATCAGATTGTGATGGATAAAACCGTCTCCGGCGCGCGTGGCTTGTTTGGTTCGGGGATGGGCAAAACCAAGGTAACGTTTGATAAGGCGCAGACGGGTGTGTTCAATCCGGACACCAACCATGATGACATTCGCCAATTTGCCGGTATCTTGATTGATGGGCAAAACAATAAAACCATTGCCGACTTGTCGGTTCAATATACCAACCCTGATTTTTACCGCAAAGGCTTAAGCTATTTTGGCAAGGTAAACGGCATTTTAGTGAACGATGCGGACAATACTTTAATCAGCAAAGTAGAGGTTTCCGGTGCCAATCGTGCTGGTGTGATGTTTACGTCAACCGCTTCTTTGGAAACGGAAAAAGGTCAAAAACTGACCTTTAAAGCGCGCGTACAAAGCGGCGAAATTGATGAAAAATACGAAGCGCTGCCTTTGGGTGAAAACAACCGTATTGTTGATTCGTATCTACACCACAACCGCGTTGCCGGTGCGCTGATCGGTTTCCAACAAAACTTTATCGGCGAGGGCAACCGTTTGGATTGGAACGGCCACGAAGCGGATGGCGGGACAGGGTACGGTATGGCCGTGGCTGCCGGTAGCTACAATTACGGCATCACATACCGTAAAAACACGACCGACCATAACTACCGCAAGGGTTTGGATGTGCACGATGGTACAGGCATTGTCATTGAAAACAATGTGTTAACGGGTGACCGGCTATATGGTATTGTTGCCTACAACCGCCAGTTTTCTATGGATAAAGTCAAAATTACCGGCAATACCATTATTCAAGATCCGAGCTTCCGTTTGAATGTTGATGATGACTTGGGCAAGTACTACCACATGTATTCAGGTATTCAGGTGCAAACCAATACCCAATACAGAGATTTGCACTCGGCTGACAAAGGCTATTTTGATATAAGCGATAATGTCATTAAAAATCTGACGGTTTATCAAAACAATATTCAGACCTACGCGATTGAGTTCCGTAACCATGAAAGCAAAATGGATTACACGCTCAATATGGCAAACAACAAGATCAGCGGCGAATCCACCAAATATCTGATTGCCGTCATCAACGATACCTATGACCGCGTTTTATCTAAAAACGGCATGGGCAGCGGTACCATTACCATCAGCGGCAATGACGCCGATATCGGCAAGATCATGAAAGGCGCAGTACCGGTTTATGTGGAAGAACACCATGGTAATGTCGCTATGCATGGGGCGGTAACGATTCACAACAACAAAATTTCCGTGCGTGAAGAATCTGCCGGCTATGTCGAATTTGCTTATTTAAAGAGCAATGCTAAAGAGTACAACATCACCAATAATACATTGAAACTTGGCGGTAATTTGAATGATGCTTTGATAGACGTACACAGTACCAACCCTAAGGGTAAGGCATCTTTAAATGTGGCCAACAACAAAATCCTGACGGACATTAAAGGCAAGTTGTATGATTCATGGCTGCGCTTTGAAAATGACATCAACACGTATTCTGAAGGCAATAGCCATAACGGCGCAGCACTGAAAAAAGTGAATACGACCGACAGTAAAGTGGCATTGAGCGATATTTTGTCAGAAGCCAACCATATTGTTGAAACGACTAAAGAGACTGTGTATCACCATACTCAGAACGTGTATACATCAGGAGTGGAAGAACATCATACAACGACAGGGATTTTGTAA
- the iscX gene encoding Fe-S cluster assembly protein IscX: MKWTDTQRIAEELYDLHGDSIDPKTVRFTQLRDLIMALPEFDDDPARCGERILEAVQQAWIDETE; the protein is encoded by the coding sequence ATGAAATGGACAGATACCCAACGCATCGCCGAAGAACTCTACGACTTACACGGCGACAGCATCGACCCGAAAACCGTGCGTTTTACCCAACTGCGTGATTTGATTATGGCTCTGCCTGAATTTGACGATGATCCGGCGCGTTGCGGCGAGCGTATTCTCGAAGCCGTGCAACAAGCATGGATAGATGAAACAGAATAA
- a CDS encoding TIGR02328 family protein: protein MRLWHQTLIPLLPRAQLLGQHRECAALRGAGWGRPHATVNYVFTHSPYKLYLYHVLIMEEMEKRGYKPDVLWKDPLYRGKAAAPYHSHVIEASTLPIYAEHDDAYLDECLENLRSKGIML, encoded by the coding sequence ATGCGACTCTGGCACCAAACCCTTATCCCCCTACTCCCCCGCGCCCAGCTTTTGGGGCAACACCGTGAATGCGCTGCTTTACGCGGAGCGGGCTGGGGCAGACCGCATGCGACGGTTAATTACGTTTTTACCCACTCACCCTACAAACTCTACCTGTATCACGTATTGATTATGGAAGAGATGGAAAAGCGCGGTTACAAACCGGATGTTTTATGGAAAGACCCACTATATCGCGGCAAAGCCGCTGCCCCATACCATTCGCACGTGATTGAAGCATCCACTTTGCCGATTTATGCCGAACATGATGATGCTTATCTGGACGAGTGTTTGGAAAATTTAAGAAGTAAAGGCATCATGTTATAA
- the metF gene encoding methylenetetrahydrofolate reductase: protein MNHAREIAALNNSLSDLKGDINVSFEFFPPKNEQMETMLWDSIHRLQTLHPKFVSVTYGANSGERDRTHSIVKRIKQETGLDAAPHLTGIDASPDELRQIAKDYWDSGIRRIVALRGDEPPGYEKKPFYAEDLVKLLRSVADFDISVAAYPEVHPEAKSAQADLINLKRKIDAGANHVITQFFFDVESYLRFRDRCVMMGIDVEIVPGILPVTNFKQLTKMAQVTNVKIPSWLSKMYEGLDDDQGTRNLVAASIAIDMVKVLSREGVKDFHFYTLNRSELTYAICHILGVRPR from the coding sequence ATGAATCACGCTCGAGAAATCGCTGCTTTAAACAACAGCCTTTCTGATTTGAAAGGCGACATCAATGTTTCGTTCGAATTTTTCCCGCCGAAAAACGAACAAATGGAAACCATGCTGTGGGATTCCATCCATCGCCTGCAAACCTTGCATCCGAAATTCGTTTCCGTAACCTACGGTGCAAACTCCGGCGAACGCGACCGCACACACAGTATCGTTAAACGCATCAAACAAGAAACCGGCCTTGACGCAGCCCCCCACCTGACCGGTATCGACGCCAGCCCTGACGAGTTGCGCCAAATCGCCAAAGATTATTGGGACAGCGGTATCCGCCGCATTGTCGCTCTGCGTGGCGACGAGCCGCCCGGCTACGAGAAAAAACCTTTCTATGCCGAAGATTTGGTCAAACTGTTGCGCTCCGTTGCCGACTTTGATATTTCCGTAGCAGCCTATCCAGAAGTGCACCCGGAAGCCAAATCCGCCCAAGCCGACTTGATCAATCTAAAACGTAAAATCGATGCGGGCGCAAACCACGTTATTACCCAATTCTTCTTCGACGTGGAAAGCTATCTGCGCTTTCGCGACCGTTGTGTGATGATGGGCATTGACGTTGAAATTGTTCCCGGCATCCTGCCCGTAACCAATTTCAAACAATTGACCAAAATGGCCCAAGTGACCAACGTCAAAATCCCAAGCTGGCTGTCTAAAATGTACGAAGGTTTGGATGACGACCAAGGCACGCGCAACCTTGTTGCCGCCAGCATCGCCATCGACATGGTCAAAGTCCTCTCGCGCGAAGGTGTCAAAGACTTCCACTTCTACACCCTCAACCGCAGCGAACTGACTTACGCCATCTGCCATATTTTGGGTGTACGTCCCCGTTAA
- the rplI gene encoding 50S ribosomal protein L9, giving the protein MQIILLEKIGGLGNLGDIVTVKNGYARNFLIPAGKAKRATEANMKEFEARRAELEAKQAEILADAKARQEKLEGQTITVAQKAGVDGRLFGSVTNADIAEAIVAAGIQAAKANVRLPNGPLKAVGEYEVEVALHTDAVAKITVAVVAAAE; this is encoded by the coding sequence ATGCAAATTATTCTGTTAGAAAAAATCGGCGGTCTGGGTAACTTGGGTGACATCGTTACCGTTAAAAACGGTTACGCACGCAACTTCCTGATCCCTGCCGGTAAAGCAAAACGTGCAACCGAAGCCAACATGAAAGAATTCGAAGCACGCCGCGCTGAATTGGAAGCCAAACAAGCTGAAATCTTGGCTGATGCTAAAGCACGTCAAGAAAAACTGGAAGGCCAAACCATTACTGTTGCTCAAAAAGCCGGTGTTGATGGTCGTCTGTTCGGTTCTGTTACCAATGCTGACATCGCTGAAGCGATTGTTGCTGCCGGTATCCAAGCTGCTAAAGCAAACGTACGTCTGCCTAATGGCCCATTGAAAGCTGTTGGCGAATACGAAGTTGAAGTGGCTCTGCACACTGACGCTGTTGCTAAAATTACCGTTGCTGTTGTTGCAGCCGCTGAGTAA
- the fdx gene encoding ISC system 2Fe-2S type ferredoxin: protein MPKITVLPHATLCPEGAVIEDAPEGQTVLDVLLDHDIEVDHACEKSCACTTCHVIIRKGFDSLEEPSELEEDLLDQAWGLEADSRLSCQAVVADEDLVVEIPKYTINHAREDH, encoded by the coding sequence ATGCCAAAAATTACCGTACTCCCACACGCGACATTATGCCCTGAAGGCGCGGTTATCGAAGATGCACCGGAAGGCCAAACCGTCCTTGACGTACTGCTCGACCACGACATCGAAGTCGATCATGCTTGCGAAAAATCCTGCGCCTGCACTACCTGCCACGTGATTATCCGCAAAGGTTTTGACAGCTTGGAAGAGCCGAGTGAACTGGAAGAAGACCTGCTCGACCAGGCATGGGGCTTGGAAGCCGATTCACGCTTGAGCTGTCAGGCAGTTGTTGCCGATGAAGATTTGGTCGTAGAAATTCCCAAATATACGATCAACCATGCACGTGAAGACCATTAA
- the rpsF gene encoding 30S ribosomal protein S6 codes for MRHYEIVFIVHPDQSEQVPAMVERYKTMITEANGKIHRLEDWGRRQLAYPINKIHKAHYVLMNIETTPEVVEELETAFRFNDAVLRHLTIKTKHAVTEASPMLGGEKAKNLLNGAAEEVAAAE; via the coding sequence ATGCGTCATTACGAGATCGTGTTTATCGTTCATCCTGATCAAAGCGAGCAAGTGCCTGCTATGGTTGAGCGTTACAAAACCATGATTACTGAAGCCAACGGTAAAATCCACCGTTTGGAAGACTGGGGCCGTCGTCAATTGGCTTACCCCATCAACAAAATCCACAAAGCACACTATGTTTTGATGAATATCGAAACTACTCCCGAAGTGGTTGAAGAGTTGGAAACTGCTTTCCGCTTCAATGATGCCGTACTGCGTCACCTGACCATCAAAACAAAACACGCTGTAACTGAAGCTTCCCCAATGCTGGGCGGCGAAAAAGCAAAAAACTTGCTGAACGGTGCAGCTGAAGAAGTTGCAGCAGCTGAATAA